In Persicimonas caeni, a single window of DNA contains:
- a CDS encoding alpha/beta fold hydrolase, which yields MPNSPIYFFHGLESGPIGTKYLRLSEDFEVTSPDFQGMDIWERLEKAERETEGMSDLVVVGSSYGGLLAALLYSKHPERFHGYVLMAPALYRDAADEVERMPENAVVIHGIHDDVVPIDAVRDKCAELGVTITEVDDDHRLHSSLDLMAEAVHKVLEAP from the coding sequence ATGCCCAACTCACCCATCTACTTCTTTCACGGCCTCGAATCGGGCCCCATCGGCACCAAATACCTGCGGTTGAGCGAGGATTTCGAGGTCACCTCGCCTGATTTCCAGGGCATGGACATCTGGGAGCGGCTCGAGAAGGCCGAGCGCGAGACCGAGGGCATGAGCGACCTGGTCGTGGTCGGTTCGTCGTACGGCGGGCTGCTCGCCGCGTTGCTCTACTCGAAGCATCCGGAGCGCTTTCACGGCTATGTGCTCATGGCGCCGGCGCTCTATCGGGACGCCGCCGACGAGGTCGAGCGCATGCCCGAAAACGCGGTGGTCATCCACGGGATTCACGACGACGTGGTGCCCATCGACGCGGTGCGCGACAAGTGCGCCGAGCTCGGGGTGACGATCACCGAGGTCGACGACGACCACCGACTGCACAGCTCGCTCGACTTGATGGCCGAGGCGGTTCACAAGGTGCTCGAAGCTCCGTGA
- a CDS encoding nucleoside deaminase: MSKRADKKFMRRAVDLALASESEGNLPIGCVIVLDGEVIAEGKSSVLSPQYNPGRHAEVEAIRRVDDRLWPRAAEMTCYTTLEPCVMCAGTLLLHGVGRVVFGAYDKLGGAGCTLEHLPPYYDEGGVYAWEGPLMPRECDPLYERADEAFAELPVGRKQWAEPDEPADTPESLLDELHAWRESKGRGSRKALSRARKAARAFVDRADESVLAAVLPYARAIFEETGYLKDFRALERYAKKAGELDVLDEVDETLRAELPDVWIKRALRQGDLDGAIECWFEHEEHSRARLCADPLVRAVDDAQVELLISCRMSQVNYRIGRRKRSHYRRACNTLRRLKDELERAGHAEYWQYVIEDIRAQHDGLPALIDELDKAGFMGG, translated from the coding sequence ATGAGCAAACGAGCCGACAAAAAGTTCATGCGCCGCGCCGTCGACCTGGCGCTCGCCTCGGAGTCGGAGGGCAACCTGCCCATCGGCTGCGTCATCGTGCTCGACGGCGAGGTGATCGCCGAGGGCAAAAGCTCGGTGCTCTCTCCGCAATACAACCCCGGGCGCCACGCCGAAGTGGAGGCGATTCGCCGGGTCGACGATCGCCTGTGGCCGCGCGCCGCCGAGATGACCTGTTACACGACCCTCGAGCCGTGCGTGATGTGCGCGGGCACCCTGCTGCTGCACGGCGTGGGCCGCGTGGTCTTCGGGGCCTACGACAAGCTCGGCGGCGCCGGCTGCACCCTCGAGCACCTGCCTCCGTACTACGACGAGGGCGGCGTGTACGCCTGGGAGGGCCCGCTGATGCCGCGTGAGTGTGACCCGCTCTACGAGCGCGCCGACGAGGCGTTTGCCGAGCTGCCCGTGGGTCGAAAGCAGTGGGCCGAGCCCGACGAGCCGGCCGACACGCCCGAGAGCCTGCTCGACGAGCTGCACGCGTGGCGAGAGTCGAAGGGTCGGGGGTCCAGAAAGGCGCTGAGCCGAGCGCGCAAGGCCGCGCGCGCGTTCGTCGACAGGGCCGACGAGTCGGTGCTCGCCGCGGTGTTGCCTTATGCCCGCGCGATTTTCGAAGAGACCGGCTACCTCAAGGACTTCCGCGCGCTGGAGCGCTACGCCAAGAAGGCCGGCGAGCTCGACGTCCTCGATGAGGTCGACGAGACACTTCGCGCCGAGCTTCCCGACGTGTGGATCAAACGCGCGCTCCGGCAGGGCGACCTCGACGGCGCCATCGAATGCTGGTTCGAGCACGAAGAGCATTCCCGCGCCCGGCTCTGCGCCGACCCGCTCGTGCGCGCGGTCGACGACGCGCAGGTCGAGCTGCTCATCTCGTGTCGGATGAGCCAGGTCAACTACCGCATCGGGCGCCGAAAGCGCAGCCACTACCGACGAGCCTGCAACACTCTGCGCCGGCTCAAAGATGAGCTCGAGCGCGCCGGCCACGCCGAATACTGGCAGTACGTGATCGAGGATATCCGCGCCCAACACGACGGCCTTCCAGCGCTCATCGACGAGCTGGACAAGGCCGGGTTCATGGGCGGATAA
- a CDS encoding DsbA family oxidoreductase has translation MKIEIWSDVVCPWCYIGKRRLEAALEEFDEEVDITWRSFQLDPSAPDKPSGPLVEELAKKYGVGVEQARAMMQRVEQNAADEGLDFDFDNAQGGNTFDAHRVIHFASEHGPDGQNKQGEMKERLLSAYMTEGRPISDRDELAKLAGEVGLDAKEVREMLDGDRFVDAVKYDRAEARQIGVTGVPFFLIEGKYGIPGAQASETLLSALETVREKERAIDAPQGDACDDEGCDLPGQS, from the coding sequence ATGAAGATCGAAATCTGGTCCGACGTCGTCTGCCCCTGGTGTTATATCGGAAAGCGCCGGCTCGAAGCCGCCCTCGAGGAGTTCGACGAAGAGGTCGACATCACCTGGCGAAGCTTCCAGCTCGATCCGAGCGCGCCCGACAAGCCGAGCGGCCCGCTCGTCGAGGAGCTCGCCAAAAAGTACGGCGTGGGCGTCGAGCAGGCGCGCGCCATGATGCAGCGCGTCGAGCAGAACGCCGCCGACGAGGGCCTCGACTTCGACTTCGACAACGCCCAGGGTGGCAACACCTTCGACGCCCACCGGGTCATCCACTTCGCCAGCGAACACGGCCCCGACGGACAAAACAAGCAGGGCGAGATGAAGGAGCGCCTCCTGAGCGCCTACATGACCGAGGGCCGCCCCATCAGCGACCGCGACGAGCTCGCCAAGCTCGCCGGCGAGGTGGGGCTCGACGCCAAAGAAGTGCGCGAGATGCTCGACGGCGACCGGTTCGTCGACGCGGTCAAATACGACCGCGCCGAAGCCCGCCAGATCGGCGTGACCGGCGTGCCGTTCTTCCTCATCGAGGGCAAATACGGCATCCCCGGCGCCCAGGCCTCCGAGACCTTGCTCTCGGCGTTGGAGACCGTGCGCGAGAAGGAACGAGCCATCGACGCGCCGCAGGGCGACGCCTGCGACGACGAAGGGTGCGACCTTCCCGGCCAGTCATGA
- a CDS encoding ZIP family transporter produces the protein MEFIGLAVAIVFALTHLFGGKLRFLDVIPRSRWLSAAGGVSVAYVFLHLLPEVAHAEEVLAEHDQLGVVATPAFLVALVGLVVFYGLERAARQRRPKEAFSGTEEPGEEYDDWVFWLHIASYSVYNLIIGYLLVHGERRSLDELVLYAVAIGLHFLVTDYGLRHEHKRAYKRYGRWILAGVILAGWAVGMAVQVSEITLLAITAFLAGGIVMNVLKEELPAERESRFSAFLLGTAAYAGLLLVI, from the coding sequence ATGGAATTCATCGGCTTGGCTGTAGCCATCGTCTTCGCGCTCACTCACCTCTTCGGCGGCAAACTTCGCTTTCTGGACGTGATTCCGCGGAGCCGCTGGTTGTCGGCGGCCGGCGGGGTTTCAGTCGCCTACGTCTTTTTGCACCTCTTGCCGGAGGTCGCCCACGCCGAGGAGGTCTTGGCCGAGCACGACCAATTGGGTGTGGTGGCCACGCCCGCCTTTTTGGTCGCGCTCGTCGGGCTGGTCGTCTTCTACGGGCTCGAGCGCGCCGCGCGGCAGAGGCGCCCCAAGGAGGCATTCTCGGGCACCGAGGAGCCCGGCGAGGAGTACGATGACTGGGTCTTCTGGCTGCATATCGCCTCGTACTCGGTCTACAACCTCATCATCGGCTACCTGCTCGTCCACGGCGAACGCCGAAGCCTCGACGAGCTCGTGCTGTACGCCGTGGCCATCGGGCTGCACTTTTTGGTCACCGACTACGGCCTTCGCCACGAACATAAGCGCGCCTACAAACGCTACGGGCGCTGGATTCTGGCCGGCGTCATCTTGGCCGGCTGGGCGGTGGGGATGGCCGTGCAGGTCTCCGAGATCACCCTGCTGGCCATCACCGCCTTTCTGGCCGGCGGCATCGTCATGAACGTGCTCAAAGAGGAACTCCCCGCCGAGCGCGAGAGCCGATTCAGCGCCTTCCTTTTGGGCACAGCGGCCTACGCGGGGCTGCTGCTTGTCATCTGA
- a CDS encoding Pvc16 family protein, which produces MSDYHILHSITLHLRDLLFEGLAADATLKTHFTQQVDVSLESPATLLGEGQAAGSEPLSLYLYQVVPNAHLNNRPKIPAGPGTLAHVPTSLDLLYLLTPLHDKPEVNLRILAKSVQILAAHPVISEAFLDSDLRPRRPEVRLLMQPLDLEGMTRIWNAFNRPYRLSLGYMIRPVSIDSLRPDEELAPVRERLVDVHRVEEIE; this is translated from the coding sequence ATGAGTGATTACCATATTCTGCACTCGATCACGTTGCATCTGCGCGACTTGCTCTTCGAAGGGCTGGCCGCCGATGCGACGTTGAAGACGCACTTCACTCAGCAAGTCGACGTCTCGTTGGAGTCGCCGGCGACGCTGCTGGGCGAAGGGCAAGCGGCCGGTTCGGAGCCGCTGTCGTTATATTTGTACCAGGTGGTACCCAACGCTCACCTGAACAACCGCCCGAAGATCCCCGCCGGCCCCGGCACGCTGGCGCATGTTCCCACCAGTCTCGACCTGCTGTACCTGCTGACCCCGCTGCACGACAAGCCGGAGGTGAATCTTCGTATCCTAGCGAAATCAGTGCAGATTCTTGCCGCTCACCCTGTCATCTCGGAAGCGTTTCTCGACTCCGACCTGCGTCCGCGACGTCCGGAGGTTCGCCTGCTGATGCAGCCCCTCGACCTCGAGGGGATGACCCGCATTTGGAACGCGTTCAACCGACCGTACCGACTGTCGCTGGGCTATATGATCCGGCCGGTCTCGATCGACAGCCTGCGCCCCGACGAAGAGTTGGCGCCGGTGCGCGAGCGCCTCGTCGACGTCCACCGCGTCGAGGAGATCGAGTGA
- a CDS encoding carboxypeptidase regulatory-like domain-containing protein, producing MSGQGRISRSTTLVSQALISGRVVDAIDAGAPRSEVDVRLVDRDSGESYPLDVNVRSDGVFAFFGDPVSAFEDIGRAYRLRLEASADGYLDGAVDLSDFSIPSDQPAQADFASSFDAVADATYRRFSDTLPIEGQLIELEREPVRLSLLVLDAADNSALAGASVTLDGVTQQTDAGGEVVFDPLPSQKTVTIDVSATGYDDARIEHLIDYEAAENRRRIALRQE from the coding sequence GTGAGCGGACAGGGGAGGATTTCCAGGAGCACCACGCTCGTCAGCCAAGCACTCATCAGCGGACGCGTCGTCGACGCCATCGACGCCGGCGCGCCGCGATCGGAGGTCGACGTGCGCCTCGTCGACCGGGACAGCGGCGAGTCGTACCCGCTCGATGTAAATGTTCGAAGTGACGGGGTTTTCGCCTTTTTCGGAGATCCTGTGTCTGCATTTGAAGACATTGGGCGGGCGTATCGCCTGCGGCTCGAAGCGAGCGCCGACGGCTATTTGGACGGCGCAGTCGACTTGAGCGATTTCAGCATCCCGTCTGACCAGCCCGCCCAGGCCGACTTCGCCTCGAGCTTCGACGCTGTGGCGGACGCGACTTATCGGCGCTTCAGCGACACGTTGCCCATCGAAGGCCAGCTCATCGAGCTCGAGCGCGAGCCGGTGAGGCTGAGTCTGCTCGTCCTCGACGCCGCCGACAATTCGGCCCTGGCGGGCGCCAGCGTCACCCTCGACGGGGTCACCCAGCAGACCGACGCGGGCGGCGAGGTCGTCTTCGACCCGCTGCCGAGCCAAAAGACTGTCACGATCGACGTGAGCGCGACCGGCTACGACGATGCGCGCATCGAGCACCTCATCGACTACGAGGCCGCCGAGAACCGTCGGCGGATCGCGTTGAGGCAAGAGTAA
- a CDS encoding phage tail sheath family protein yields MPEYLHPGVYIEEQPAPQTINGVSTSTAGFVGATAKGPTSGRPTLVTSFADFKRQYGGHLGESFGSARFLAYAAEGFFNNGGKRLYVKRVVADDAVASQLTFNNGFTTRLAEPISGGDQVVLRSLRGIEVGTTVRFADPQAGVDETATVEGYDHASGRVTLDAPLTETFTVGRCQVSIDGTTSADAGATTLLLRASSEGEWGDEVSVTLSDQDGALVATASDATALEVKVDQAPVAVSLDEGPAQGDDELTTSTANALEEGDVISFDHAGVDERYVVAAVSGKAVTLATKCASDQSATAEVHKLTAAVAGADDPAVTFEAFSSDLEAGDVVRVRTGDGVQTLVVKAVSGADVTFETDDYPLRLPITTDSTLTHAHAGEAGAASLTVSSTVNLYEGAIVEIDDGTHKQYGLVDTIVDRSHLDLADNLGRTVPAGASVRVVEFRLTAAYDGTTEQFGNLSLNEESERFVETIVNGESELITAEVLAFDTANLAASLPRLEEGISQTTLGGGDNGSAPSALDIVGEDNGPGNRSGIHAMAVIDQVSILAAPGFGDQVVHDALLTQCALLKDRFAVLDPPAASDLQQVQQARGNLDSLYGAMYYPWLVQLDARDGAELPVPPSGHVAGIYARVDNERGVHKAPANEVVRGIVDLEVALTDADQDILNPHPTNINVIRDMRARGRGIRVWGARCVTSDNAWKYVPVRRLFIFVEESLEEGLQWAVFEPNGHALWTRVRRTISGFLRTLWRDGALAGRTPEQAFFVRCDETTMSEQDRANGRLIVEVGIAPLRPAEFVIIRIGQKTLDSAE; encoded by the coding sequence ATGCCCGAGTACCTGCATCCCGGCGTCTACATCGAGGAACAACCGGCGCCCCAGACCATCAACGGAGTGAGCACGAGCACGGCCGGTTTCGTCGGTGCGACGGCCAAGGGGCCGACGAGCGGTCGACCCACGCTGGTGACCAGCTTTGCAGACTTCAAGCGCCAGTACGGCGGCCACCTGGGGGAGAGTTTCGGCAGTGCGCGCTTTTTGGCGTACGCCGCCGAGGGGTTCTTCAACAACGGAGGCAAGCGCCTGTACGTCAAGCGGGTGGTCGCCGACGACGCGGTCGCCTCGCAGTTGACCTTCAACAACGGGTTCACCACGCGGCTGGCCGAGCCGATCTCGGGCGGCGACCAAGTCGTGCTGCGCAGCTTGCGCGGCATCGAAGTGGGTACGACGGTGCGCTTCGCCGACCCGCAGGCAGGCGTCGATGAGACGGCCACCGTCGAGGGCTACGACCACGCCTCGGGGCGGGTCACGCTCGACGCCCCGCTCACGGAGACGTTCACCGTGGGCCGCTGCCAGGTGAGCATCGACGGCACCACCTCCGCCGACGCCGGCGCGACGACGCTGCTGTTGCGCGCCAGCAGCGAAGGTGAGTGGGGGGATGAGGTGTCGGTGACGCTGAGCGACCAGGACGGCGCGCTCGTGGCGACCGCCAGCGACGCCACGGCGCTCGAGGTGAAGGTCGACCAGGCACCCGTGGCGGTGTCGCTCGACGAGGGGCCCGCCCAGGGCGACGACGAATTGACGACCTCGACGGCCAACGCTCTCGAAGAGGGCGACGTCATCTCATTCGACCACGCGGGCGTCGACGAGCGCTACGTGGTCGCCGCGGTCAGCGGCAAGGCAGTCACGTTGGCGACCAAGTGCGCCAGCGACCAGAGCGCGACCGCCGAGGTGCACAAGCTGACCGCCGCGGTCGCCGGGGCCGACGACCCGGCGGTGACCTTCGAGGCGTTTAGCTCGGACCTGGAGGCCGGCGACGTGGTGCGCGTGCGCACCGGCGACGGCGTGCAGACCCTGGTGGTCAAGGCGGTCAGCGGCGCGGACGTGACCTTCGAGACCGACGATTACCCGCTGCGCTTGCCGATTACGACCGATTCGACGTTGACCCACGCGCACGCCGGGGAGGCCGGCGCCGCGTCGCTGACGGTCAGCTCGACGGTCAACCTGTACGAGGGCGCGATCGTCGAGATCGACGACGGGACCCACAAGCAATACGGCCTCGTCGACACGATCGTCGATCGCAGCCACCTCGATCTGGCCGACAATCTGGGGCGGACCGTCCCCGCCGGCGCCAGCGTGCGTGTCGTCGAGTTTCGGCTCACCGCCGCCTACGACGGCACCACCGAGCAATTCGGGAACTTGAGCCTCAACGAGGAGAGCGAGCGTTTCGTCGAGACGATCGTCAACGGCGAATCCGAGTTGATCACCGCCGAGGTGCTCGCCTTCGATACGGCCAATCTGGCCGCGTCGCTGCCGCGGCTCGAAGAGGGGATTTCACAGACCACGCTGGGCGGGGGCGACAACGGCAGCGCGCCGAGCGCGCTCGATATTGTCGGCGAGGACAACGGGCCGGGCAACCGCAGCGGCATCCACGCAATGGCGGTGATCGACCAGGTCAGCATTCTGGCGGCGCCTGGCTTCGGCGACCAGGTGGTCCACGACGCGCTGTTGACCCAGTGTGCGCTGCTCAAAGACCGCTTCGCGGTGCTCGACCCTCCTGCGGCGAGCGATCTGCAGCAGGTCCAGCAGGCGCGCGGCAACCTCGATTCGCTGTACGGGGCGATGTACTACCCGTGGCTGGTCCAGCTCGACGCGCGCGACGGCGCCGAGTTGCCCGTGCCGCCCAGTGGTCACGTCGCCGGGATCTATGCCCGCGTCGACAACGAGCGCGGCGTGCACAAGGCCCCGGCCAACGAAGTGGTTCGCGGCATCGTCGATCTCGAGGTGGCTCTGACCGACGCCGATCAGGACATCCTCAACCCTCACCCGACCAATATCAACGTCATCCGGGACATGCGCGCTCGCGGCCGGGGCATCCGTGTGTGGGGCGCGCGCTGCGTGACCTCGGACAACGCTTGGAAGTACGTGCCGGTGCGCCGGCTGTTCATCTTCGTGGAGGAATCACTCGAGGAGGGGCTGCAATGGGCGGTCTTCGAGCCCAACGGTCACGCGCTATGGACGCGGGTTCGCCGCACCATCTCGGGCTTTCTTCGCACGTTGTGGCGAGACGGGGCCTTGGCCGGGCGCACCCCCGAGCAGGCCTTCTTCGTTCGTTGCGACGAGACCACGATGAGCGAGCAAGACCGCGCCAACGGACGGCTCATCGTCGAGGTGGGCATCGCCCCGTTGCGCCCGGCCGAGTTCGTCATCATTCGCATCGGCCAAAAGACGCTGGACAGCGCCGAATAA
- a CDS encoding phage tail protein, producing the protein MAVGERIDPYAQFSFIVRIDGVDVAGFTEASGFVAESDVIEYREGSDEHTMRKLPGLLKYNNISLKRGITNNDALWKWRKTTLDGQTQRRDGAIVLRDEAGNEVIAWSFRAGWIAKYEGATLDAKSSEVAVETIEIAHEGLDYEVL; encoded by the coding sequence ATGGCGGTTGGAGAACGCATCGACCCCTACGCCCAGTTCAGCTTTATCGTGCGCATCGACGGCGTCGACGTGGCCGGGTTTACCGAGGCCAGCGGCTTTGTGGCCGAGTCCGACGTCATCGAGTACCGCGAGGGCTCCGACGAGCACACCATGCGAAAGCTGCCCGGGCTGCTCAAGTACAACAACATCAGCCTCAAACGCGGGATTACCAACAACGACGCGTTGTGGAAGTGGCGAAAGACGACCCTCGACGGGCAGACCCAGCGGCGCGACGGGGCAATCGTGTTGCGCGACGAGGCGGGCAACGAGGTCATCGCCTGGTCGTTTCGCGCCGGTTGGATCGCCAAGTACGAGGGCGCCACGCTCGACGCGAAGTCCTCGGAGGTGGCCGTCGAGACGATCGAGATCGCCCACGAAGGCCTCGACTACGAGGTGCTCTAG
- a CDS encoding phage tail sheath subtilisin-like domain-containing protein has translation MTTRPTTPGVFWAPSRPQASRPQVRSDVAALLGFAERGPLHEPVRLQSWREFESVFGRAVPRYHLGRAVRGFFANGGRVCWVVRIAAPEAALAASVKLADAEAGSWSVRASSPGIWGDELRVEVTEKVAGATLASPWGANTLQAEALAGFEAHARLRLQAEGAQPVYSELVGLDALGGTLQIAEPLADHGLAGQPAGSISVEVVEFELTVWRDDAVVERLDRLSSSKAHPRYAAEVAREAEYVRIEPSAGAVHPLSSSPVALGGGADGLAQVAVEHFVGGAGLSWGLSTVAANQEIGLLACPDLMPVVEEMAMPAPIAGRSYDCSDLDAPAPVEVDGVVVDAGGEALAGATVHLPGVSVESAADGGFRQTVNPVDGKVGVRVGLDGYTTYEATLSVAELGQTIVVELRRKERAPRFSARVIFSVQQAMVEQCERRRDRFAILDAPVDPLRRDLRAVRDWRLRFDSAFGALYYPWISVPDSQASGAVVRPMPPSGHIAGAFAATDLTEGPHHAAANLALRGVRGVSAQLEDELHGVLNEAGVNVLAALPGRGVRPLGARTLSSQTAWQFIPVRRLVNQLREEIEVALSWAVFEPNDPTLALLVRASLTALVDRHWRRGALAGQTAEEAYRVVCDQTTTTEQDRANGRLVAEVWVAPAVPLEFIGLRLGMTTDTLSFEEV, from the coding sequence ATGACCACCCGACCCACCACACCCGGCGTGTTCTGGGCGCCGTCACGGCCCCAGGCGAGCCGCCCGCAGGTGCGCAGCGACGTGGCCGCGTTGCTCGGTTTTGCCGAGCGCGGGCCGCTGCACGAGCCGGTGCGCCTGCAGAGTTGGCGCGAGTTCGAGTCGGTCTTCGGACGCGCGGTACCCCGGTATCATCTGGGGCGCGCGGTGCGCGGGTTCTTCGCCAACGGAGGCCGGGTGTGCTGGGTGGTGCGCATCGCCGCGCCCGAGGCAGCCTTGGCGGCGAGCGTCAAGCTCGCAGACGCCGAGGCCGGCAGTTGGAGCGTCCGGGCGAGCAGTCCCGGGATTTGGGGTGACGAGTTGCGTGTGGAGGTGACCGAGAAGGTCGCCGGAGCGACGTTGGCGAGCCCGTGGGGCGCGAACACCCTGCAGGCCGAGGCGCTGGCAGGTTTCGAGGCGCACGCACGCCTTCGCCTGCAGGCCGAGGGCGCCCAGCCCGTTTACAGCGAACTTGTCGGGCTCGACGCGCTCGGCGGGACCCTGCAGATCGCCGAGCCGCTGGCCGACCACGGCCTGGCCGGCCAGCCCGCCGGATCGATCTCGGTGGAGGTCGTCGAGTTCGAGCTGACGGTGTGGAGAGACGACGCGGTCGTCGAGCGCCTCGATCGGCTGTCGAGCTCGAAAGCGCACCCGCGTTATGCCGCCGAGGTGGCCCGAGAGGCCGAGTACGTTCGCATCGAGCCGTCGGCGGGCGCGGTTCACCCGCTGTCGAGCTCGCCTGTCGCGCTGGGCGGTGGCGCCGACGGGCTCGCGCAGGTGGCCGTCGAGCACTTCGTCGGCGGCGCGGGGCTCTCCTGGGGGCTGTCGACCGTGGCGGCGAACCAAGAGATCGGCCTGCTCGCCTGCCCAGACTTGATGCCGGTCGTCGAGGAGATGGCGATGCCCGCCCCCATCGCCGGGCGAAGCTACGATTGCAGCGATCTCGACGCCCCCGCGCCCGTCGAGGTCGATGGCGTTGTGGTCGACGCCGGCGGGGAGGCGCTCGCGGGGGCCACGGTGCACCTGCCCGGGGTCAGCGTCGAGTCGGCCGCCGACGGCGGTTTTCGGCAGACGGTCAACCCGGTCGACGGCAAAGTAGGGGTGCGAGTGGGCCTCGACGGCTACACGACCTACGAGGCCACGTTGAGCGTGGCCGAGCTCGGCCAGACGATCGTGGTCGAGCTTCGCCGCAAGGAGCGCGCCCCTCGGTTTTCGGCGCGTGTCATCTTTTCGGTCCAGCAGGCGATGGTCGAGCAGTGTGAGCGGCGCCGCGACCGCTTTGCGATTCTGGACGCTCCGGTCGACCCGCTGCGGCGCGACTTGCGCGCGGTGCGCGACTGGCGGCTACGCTTCGACAGCGCCTTCGGCGCGCTCTATTACCCGTGGATCTCGGTGCCCGACTCGCAGGCATCCGGCGCCGTGGTGCGCCCGATGCCCCCGAGCGGGCACATCGCCGGGGCGTTCGCCGCCACCGACCTGACCGAAGGGCCGCATCACGCCGCCGCCAACCTCGCGCTGCGCGGGGTCCGCGGGGTCAGCGCCCAGCTCGAAGACGAGCTTCACGGGGTGCTCAACGAGGCGGGCGTCAACGTGCTGGCTGCGCTTCCCGGCCGCGGGGTGCGGCCGCTGGGAGCGCGTACCCTGAGCAGTCAGACCGCCTGGCAGTTCATCCCGGTGCGCCGCCTGGTCAACCAACTTCGCGAAGAGATCGAGGTGGCGCTCAGTTGGGCGGTCTTCGAGCCCAATGACCCCACCCTGGCGCTGCTGGTGCGCGCTTCGCTCACCGCGCTGGTCGACCGACATTGGCGACGTGGTGCGCTCGCCGGCCAGACCGCCGAAGAGGCCTACCGGGTGGTGTGCGACCAGACCACGACCACCGAGCAGGACCGCGCCAACGGGCGGTTGGTCGCCGAGGTATGGGTGGCGCCGGCGGTGCCGCTCGAGTTTATCGGCCTGCGCCTGGGGATGACCACCGACACGCTGTCGTTCGAGGAGGTGTGA
- a CDS encoding phage tail protein: MTGPNATRLLTDPVPAFNFLVVLLDPTSSGPRSVAGFSECSGLEATMQVEEYAEGGNNDRVHKFPGRFTFSNLTLTRGVTLDPTLRLWHRRTLQGEVVRYDGLVILLNEARLPVLAWRWERGLPVKLSGPTLDATSSQTAIETLEISHERIEPYSTEQIGLEVLG, translated from the coding sequence ATGACCGGACCTAACGCCACGCGCCTGCTGACCGATCCGGTCCCCGCGTTCAACTTCTTGGTCGTCTTGCTCGACCCCACCTCGAGCGGGCCGCGCTCGGTGGCGGGATTCTCCGAGTGCAGCGGCCTGGAGGCGACCATGCAGGTCGAGGAGTACGCCGAAGGGGGCAACAACGACCGCGTCCACAAGTTTCCGGGGCGCTTCACGTTCAGCAACCTGACGCTCACCCGCGGGGTGACGTTGGATCCGACGCTGAGGCTGTGGCACCGGCGCACCCTCCAGGGAGAGGTGGTGCGCTACGACGGGCTGGTCATCTTGCTCAACGAGGCGCGGCTTCCGGTGCTCGCCTGGCGTTGGGAGCGCGGGCTGCCGGTCAAGCTGAGCGGGCCCACGCTCGACGCCACGTCGAGCCAAACGGCCATCGAGACGCTCGAGATTTCGCACGAGCGTATCGAGCCCTATTCGACCGAGCAGATCGGACTAGAGGTATTGGGATGA
- a CDS encoding CIS tube protein, giving the protein MAGNLVNATFYPLDKVAKSYERVIGDATGGADKSSTVTCQFNPNELSVSKAAQYAEVAIPGLDSPILQFVRGSNERVSLNLFFDSTEPDAQGRVHPVTLKTNKFYNLVKMSGEHHAPPRLLLTWGATFPGTYDATGPITDKDEKNAPGHRKGFVCVVESVEQNFTYFSPEGAPLRATLAVALREYKTLEMQLAELNLQTSDHTRTYTVEQGDTLPLIAHKTYEDASRWQFIARANGIVDPRRLQVGQVLTLPVLRR; this is encoded by the coding sequence ATGGCTGGCAACTTGGTCAACGCGACGTTCTATCCGCTCGACAAGGTCGCGAAGAGCTATGAAAGGGTCATCGGCGACGCCACCGGCGGCGCCGACAAGAGCAGCACGGTGACGTGCCAGTTCAATCCCAACGAGCTGTCGGTGAGCAAGGCCGCCCAATACGCCGAGGTGGCCATCCCCGGGTTGGATTCGCCGATCTTGCAGTTCGTGCGCGGCTCGAACGAGCGGGTCAGCCTCAATCTTTTCTTCGACTCGACCGAGCCGGACGCCCAGGGGCGCGTGCATCCGGTGACGCTGAAGACCAACAAGTTCTACAACTTGGTCAAGATGAGCGGCGAGCACCACGCCCCCCCTCGGCTGCTGTTGACGTGGGGGGCGACTTTTCCGGGCACCTACGACGCCACCGGGCCGATCACCGACAAGGACGAGAAAAACGCGCCGGGTCACCGCAAGGGATTTGTGTGTGTGGTGGAGAGCGTCGAGCAAAACTTCACCTACTTCTCACCGGAGGGGGCGCCGCTTCGGGCGACGCTGGCGGTGGCGCTGCGCGAGTACAAGACCCTCGAGATGCAGCTCGCCGAGCTGAACCTGCAGACCTCCGACCACACGCGCACCTACACCGTCGAGCAGGGTGACACGCTGCCGTTGATCGCCCACAAAACTTACGAGGACGCCTCGCGCTGGCAGTTTATCGCCCGCGCCAACGGCATCGTCGACCCGCGTCGTCTGCAGGTGGGCCAGGTGCTGACTCTGCCGGTACTTCGGAGGTAG